The proteins below are encoded in one region of Ostrea edulis chromosome 3, xbOstEdul1.1, whole genome shotgun sequence:
- the LOC125673071 gene encoding uncharacterized protein LOC125673071, producing the protein MAIAYLIYLCCASSFLIVDCQKSIKLHSYDSLISHLANGSDVRYFFDTSGCAPHTVRSRGDNPVFGGTVSLFGVIKDTGQGTGVTFFSHVRYIDENPKDLNEEIQSMWITNDVAEIFWGKPGFFVNNTDGVDGIFCNWTRGEGNIWVKQHSEQKQLTSFSDIQTMLTSGEDIRWVVNLGGCKCSPDSGKCQEGSFGDTVRDFKIHQNGSISFSSSMTAIIPLSWRYVRFIAFGHIYQNNTASFMVSELDPTTWDNGGNFMVSCPIASTSTTTGAKFYINNE; encoded by the exons ATGGCGATAGCTTACTTGATATATCTATGCTGTGCGTCATCGTTTCTCATTGTGGATTGTCAAAA ATCGATTAAACTCCATTCCTACGATTCCCTGATTTCCCATCTCGCCAACGGATCAGACGTCCGGTATTTCTTTGACACTTCCGGTTGCGCGCCACATACTGTGAGGTCAAGGGGAGACAACCCGGTGTTTGGTGGCACGGTCAGTTTGTTTGGCGTCATCAAAGACACCGGACAAGGCACGGGAGTAACATTTTTCAGCCATGTACGATACATAGACGAGAATCCCAagg ATTTAAACGAAGAAATACAGTCGATGTGGATTACCAATGACGTGGCCGAGATATTCTGGGGAAAACCTGGCTTCTTTGTAAACAATACTGATGGCGTAGATGGGATATTTTGTAACTGGACAAGAGGAGAGGGGAA TATATGGGTAAAACAACATTCGGAACAAAAGCAGCTGACGTCATTCAGTGATATTCAGACCATGCTGACTTCCGGTGAAGACATTCGGTGGGTGGTGAATTTAGGAGGCTGTAAATGTTCGCCAGATTCCGGTAAATGTCAGGAAGGGTCATTTGGAGACACTGTAAGAG ATTTCAAAATTCATCAGAACGGTTCTATAAGTTTCTCTTCCTCCATGACGGCGATTATTCCTCTTTCCTGGCGGTATGTCCGGTTTATCGCTTTCGGACACATTTACCAAAACAACACGGCCAGTTTTATGGTGTCCGAGTTAGACCCCACAACATGGGATAATGGCGGTAACTTCATGGTATCCTGTCCAATAGCCTCAACCTCCACCACAACAGGAGCTAAATTTTACATCAACAATGAATAA